A DNA window from Bacteroides cellulosilyticus contains the following coding sequences:
- a CDS encoding DUF4153 domain-containing protein → MKGQLLHKVFHTLTEAFQNCLRRFPSTVCFVLALTAYLVYLVATDLDDDRKLVMVLGYYFSIGTLLSLTLHLWSEEIKSKIKGVIVHIVMHVLLIADAVYLYSLSPEQSLTEIGIAHGAAILALWLSAFFLSFIKEKNDIPSWNFASYTVGAFVTANVVGLIMSGGISLLVFSLRQLFNVDVSWNCYLYILIICSVLLPMLLFLGMLPKDEQKHNREPQPSEFLNGTIHFLFLPLMAGYLLVLYVYAARIFISWELPTGWVSWLVVALMAGCIAIEFGLYPVRIQEKKPINEWIARWLPALVLPMLVLMTIGIIRRFNDYGVTINRLYLITLNIWCYIVCIGLVFTKARRISWIPISFSILFLLTSALPVNYASITRNIMRSSVEKELKRTNLKLPLTREQYDDWMESLPAETAVQVNDKFRYLRNWFGRKSIADLVDKDASFYSSKNYGTTDTTDDSASFVSYSGKSSHQVSIQIPDGYHQFIAIPDGDIQDRYFHIPYDYLETGILPVPLTTQTNNKSDTIFIDLKTMEALDNHKYNQMPPTRFKCNSDRCLFMLTSFSLDYNKKRKDALRLRIEGYLFKK, encoded by the coding sequence ATGAAAGGACAGCTACTACATAAAGTATTTCATACCCTGACGGAAGCGTTTCAAAATTGCCTGAGGCGCTTTCCTTCTACAGTATGTTTTGTCCTTGCACTTACCGCTTATTTAGTCTATCTGGTAGCTACCGACCTGGATGATGACAGGAAGCTGGTGATGGTTTTGGGTTACTATTTTTCTATCGGTACGTTGCTCTCACTCACTCTCCACCTGTGGAGCGAAGAGATAAAGAGCAAGATAAAAGGAGTGATCGTACATATAGTAATGCACGTATTGCTGATTGCCGATGCGGTGTACCTCTACAGCCTTTCACCGGAACAGTCGCTTACCGAAATAGGCATAGCCCACGGAGCCGCCATCCTGGCACTGTGGCTTTCGGCTTTCTTCCTTTCATTCATCAAAGAAAAGAATGATATTCCAAGCTGGAACTTCGCTTCATATACGGTTGGCGCTTTTGTCACGGCCAATGTAGTGGGGCTTATCATGAGCGGTGGAATCAGTCTGCTGGTGTTCTCGCTTCGCCAACTCTTCAACGTGGATGTAAGTTGGAATTGCTATCTATATATTCTTATTATATGTAGCGTATTGCTTCCGATGTTGCTCTTCCTTGGCATGTTGCCCAAAGATGAGCAAAAACATAACCGGGAGCCGCAACCATCGGAGTTCCTGAACGGCACGATACATTTTCTCTTTCTCCCGCTCATGGCAGGATACCTCCTCGTGCTTTATGTTTATGCAGCCCGCATTTTTATCAGTTGGGAACTGCCCACAGGCTGGGTATCCTGGCTCGTGGTAGCACTGATGGCAGGATGTATCGCCATTGAATTCGGGTTGTATCCCGTACGTATTCAGGAGAAGAAACCTATAAACGAATGGATTGCGCGCTGGTTGCCCGCTTTGGTATTGCCGATGCTGGTACTGATGACAATCGGCATTATACGCCGCTTCAACGATTACGGCGTCACCATCAATCGCCTTTACCTTATAACTCTCAACATCTGGTGCTACATTGTTTGTATCGGACTCGTCTTCACTAAAGCCCGGCGCATCAGTTGGATACCGATTTCGTTCTCCATCCTCTTTCTGCTAACTTCGGCACTGCCTGTTAATTATGCAAGTATCACACGGAATATCATGCGCAGCAGCGTAGAGAAAGAACTGAAACGCACTAATTTGAAACTGCCACTCACCCGTGAACAATACGATGACTGGATGGAATCGCTCCCGGCAGAAACGGCAGTGCAAGTAAACGACAAGTTCAGATATCTGCGCAACTGGTTCGGACGGAAAAGTATAGCCGACCTTGTGGATAAGGATGCCTCATTCTATTCTTCCAAAAATTACGGTACTACCGATACAACAGACGATTCCGCTTCCTTTGTATCATACAGCGGCAAGAGTTCCCATCAAGTCAGCATCCAGATACCGGACGGGTACCATCAGTTCATAGCCATACCGGATGGAGATATACAGGACAGATACTTCCACATACCATACGACTATCTGGAAACAGGAATACTGCCTGTTCCCCTTACCACTCAGACTAATAATAAGAGCGATACGATCTTCATTGACCTGAAAACAATGGAGGCACTTGATAATCACAAATATAATCAAATGCCCCCTACCCGATTTAAGTGTAATTCCGACAGATGCCTTTTCATGCTAACAAGTTTCTCTTTGGATTACAATAAGAAAAGGAAAGATGCTCTCAGGTTACGCATAGAAGGCTACTTATTCAAGAAATAA
- the prfA gene encoding peptide chain release factor 1, with product MADNNTILEKLEGLVARFEEVSTLITDPAVIADQKRYVKLTKEYKELGDLMEARKEYIQVLSGIEEAKEIISNETDPEMREMAREELDACQARQPELEEHIKLLLVPADPQDSKNAILEIRGGTGGDEAAIFAGDLFRMYTKYCETKGWRMEISSVNEGAAGGFKEIICSVTGDNVYGTLKYESGVHRVQRVPATETQGRVHTSAASVAVLPEAEEFDVVINEGEIKWDTFRSGGAGGQNVNKVESGVRLRYVWRNPNTGASEEILIECTETRDQPKNKERALSRLRTFIYDKEHQKYLDDIASKRKTMVSTGDRSAKIRTYNYPQGRITDHRINYTIYNLSAFMDGDIQDCINHLIVAENAERLKESEL from the coding sequence ATGGCAGACAACAATACCATATTAGAGAAACTCGAAGGGCTTGTTGCCCGCTTCGAAGAAGTATCGACGCTAATTACAGACCCGGCAGTGATTGCCGACCAGAAGCGTTACGTAAAACTCACCAAAGAGTACAAAGAGCTGGGCGACCTGATGGAGGCCCGCAAAGAATATATCCAGGTGCTGAGCGGCATCGAGGAAGCCAAAGAAATCATCTCCAATGAAACAGACCCGGAGATGCGGGAAATGGCACGCGAAGAATTGGATGCCTGTCAGGCACGCCAGCCGGAACTGGAAGAACATATCAAACTCCTCCTCGTACCTGCCGACCCACAGGACAGCAAGAACGCCATCCTCGAAATTCGTGGAGGTACAGGCGGTGACGAAGCCGCTATCTTTGCCGGAGACCTTTTCCGCATGTACACCAAATATTGCGAAACGAAAGGTTGGAGGATGGAAATATCCAGCGTCAACGAAGGCGCAGCAGGCGGATTCAAGGAAATCATTTGCAGCGTTACGGGCGACAATGTGTACGGAACATTGAAATACGAATCGGGCGTACACCGCGTACAGCGTGTTCCGGCTACTGAAACTCAGGGGCGCGTGCATACTTCCGCCGCATCCGTAGCCGTGCTGCCCGAAGCAGAAGAGTTCGATGTAGTGATCAATGAAGGCGAAATCAAATGGGATACTTTCCGAAGTGGCGGTGCCGGCGGACAGAACGTAAATAAAGTTGAGTCCGGTGTACGTCTGCGCTATGTATGGAGAAATCCGAACACCGGCGCTTCCGAAGAAATCCTGATTGAGTGTACCGAAACACGCGACCAACCGAAGAATAAAGAGCGTGCCCTCTCACGTCTGCGTACCTTTATTTACGACAAGGAACATCAGAAATATCTGGACGATATTGCCTCCAAGCGAAAGACAATGGTATCTACCGGAGACCGCTCCGCTAAAATCCGTACCTACAACTATCCGCAAGGACGCATCACCGACCATCGTATCAACTATACCATCTATAACCTCTCCGCCTTTATGGACGGTGACATTCAGGACTGTATCAACCACTTGATTGTAGCGGAAAATGCAGAACGCCTGAAAGAAAGCGAACTGTAA
- a CDS encoding AIR synthase-related protein: protein MSNQRYMMRGVSASKEDVHNAIKNIDKGIFPQAFCKIIPDILGGDPEYCNIMHADGAGTKSSLAYMYWKETGDLSVWKGIAQDALIMNIDDLLCVGAVDNILVSSTIGRNKLLIPGEVISAIINGTDELLAELREMGVGVYATGGETADVGDLVRTIIVDSTVTCRMKRSDVIDNANIRPGDVIVGLASYGQATYEKEYNGGMGSNGLTSARHDVFSKYLAEKYPESYDKAVPEELVYSGGLKLTDAVEDSPLDAGKLVLSPTRTYAPVVKKLLDALRPEIHGMVHCSGGAQTKVLHFIGDNCRVIKDNLFPVPPLFKTIKEQSNTDWAEMYKVFNMGHRLEVYLSPEHAEEVIAISKSFGIDAQIVGRIEESNQKELIINSEFGEFKY, encoded by the coding sequence ATGAGTAACCAAAGATACATGATGCGCGGTGTCAGCGCTTCTAAAGAAGATGTGCACAATGCCATCAAGAACATCGACAAAGGTATTTTCCCGCAGGCTTTCTGCAAAATTATCCCTGACATTTTGGGCGGTGACCCGGAGTATTGCAACATTATGCACGCCGACGGTGCAGGCACGAAGTCCTCATTGGCTTATATGTACTGGAAAGAAACAGGTGATCTTTCTGTTTGGAAAGGCATTGCACAAGATGCACTGATTATGAATATCGACGACCTGCTCTGCGTAGGTGCAGTAGATAATATCCTGGTTTCTTCTACCATCGGACGCAACAAACTCCTCATTCCGGGAGAAGTAATCTCCGCCATCATCAACGGTACGGATGAATTGCTCGCCGAGCTCCGCGAAATGGGTGTAGGCGTATATGCTACAGGCGGTGAAACTGCCGATGTAGGCGATTTGGTACGTACCATCATCGTAGACAGTACCGTAACTTGCCGCATGAAGCGCAGCGATGTGATTGATAATGCCAATATCCGTCCGGGCGATGTAATTGTAGGCTTGGCTTCTTACGGACAGGCTACTTACGAAAAGGAATATAACGGTGGCATGGGCAGCAACGGACTGACCAGCGCCCGTCATGATGTATTCTCCAAATATCTGGCAGAGAAATATCCCGAAAGTTATGACAAGGCAGTGCCCGAAGAACTGGTTTACTCCGGTGGTCTGAAACTGACGGATGCCGTAGAAGACAGCCCGCTGGATGCTGGTAAATTGGTACTCTCCCCTACCCGCACGTATGCACCGGTAGTGAAGAAGTTGCTGGATGCACTTCGCCCTGAAATCCACGGTATGGTACACTGCTCGGGTGGTGCACAGACAAAAGTACTGCACTTTATAGGTGACAATTGCCGCGTGATTAAGGATAATTTGTTCCCTGTTCCTCCTTTGTTCAAAACGATTAAAGAGCAGAGCAATACGGACTGGGCAGAGATGTACAAGGTATTCAATATGGGACACCGCCTTGAAGTATACCTGTCGCCCGAGCATGCCGAGGAAGTAATTGCCATCAGCAAGAGCTTCGGCATCGATGCACAGATTGTTGGACGTATTGAAGAAAGCAACCAGAAAGAACTGATTATCAATAGTGAGTTCGGAGAATTCAAATACTAA
- a CDS encoding type II toxin-antitoxin system VapC family toxin, whose protein sequence is MRYLIDTNIFVYLATDVDSLNRDVLSLLEEPDALLYMSAESVRELIVAYRNKGLCSKRWKSIEEMVVAIENDFYVKILPLKKEHMKTYAKMEMNEAQGHKDPSDHVIIAHAITEHLPLISSDTRFEFYRNQGLDLIFNRK, encoded by the coding sequence ATGAGATACCTTATAGATACAAACATTTTTGTTTATTTGGCCACTGACGTAGATTCTTTAAATCGCGATGTTTTGTCATTGCTTGAAGAGCCTGATGCATTGTTGTATATGAGTGCCGAGTCTGTCCGCGAATTAATAGTTGCCTATCGCAACAAAGGCTTGTGCTCCAAGCGGTGGAAATCAATAGAAGAGATGGTAGTCGCCATTGAAAACGACTTCTACGTCAAGATACTCCCTTTAAAGAAGGAGCACATGAAAACTTACGCAAAAATGGAAATGAATGAAGCCCAGGGACACAAAGACCCTTCCGACCATGTAATCATTGCCCATGCCATCACTGAGCATTTACCGCTCATCTCCAGCGATACCCGCTTTGAATTCTATAGAAATCAAGGGCTCGATCTGATATTCAACAGAAAGTAA
- a CDS encoding RNA polymerase sigma factor, translating to MEQNNKEKQFTSLIEEYKRVIYKICYMYATDGDNFKDLYQDVVINLWKGFEGYEGKGKLSSWIYRVGLNTCISFYRQQQRRGEHTSLDSLYGLEAEDSETTKRLKEMYRLIAGLDKFERAVILLWLDENSYEEIAEIVGVPRNTVASKLKRIKDKLTKQANS from the coding sequence ATGGAACAAAATAATAAGGAAAAACAGTTCACTTCCCTCATCGAGGAATACAAGCGAGTGATCTATAAAATCTGCTACATGTATGCAACGGATGGAGATAATTTTAAAGACCTCTACCAAGATGTAGTAATAAACCTTTGGAAAGGCTTTGAGGGTTATGAAGGAAAGGGTAAACTTTCTTCGTGGATTTACCGCGTGGGATTGAATACCTGTATCTCCTTCTACCGCCAGCAGCAACGCCGGGGCGAACATACTTCCTTGGATTCCCTCTACGGCTTGGAAGCAGAGGATAGTGAAACGACCAAACGCTTGAAAGAGATGTATCGCCTCATTGCGGGACTGGACAAGTTTGAACGCGCCGTCATCTTGCTGTGGCTGGATGAAAATTCTTATGAGGAGATTGCGGAAATTGTCGGCGTGCCGCGCAACACCGTAGCTTCAAAATTGAAACGAATTAAGGATAAACTTACAAAACAAGCGAATAGCTAA